One region of Blattabacterium cuenoti genomic DNA includes:
- a CDS encoding OstA-like protein, with protein sequence MKYVFLISTIIFLFLNRTYSNSVNKVRKTVQIIHADLIQNNDQNQAFVLIGNVHLKYDKYHLFCDKVIYNNDKYYGYGNVRLESGKNKIISQNIVGNFFDFQLSGKVVLYQGKIKLTAEIIHYNFQKKLLQAINDVVLFFDKIKLTTNILKYNFILNQISYKEKSIIHYGDYIIYSKEGFFEINKKKIELKHEIKLISNNYTVYAKSLEYLLKQDQVNFYNTAIVVQNKNINNFIYAKKALFSFRKKIFLFKNYVSIHYNDKIMRGEYLFFDQKKKYGFINNLLLEDSKKKYFLMSEYGKFDFDSGSLILKNNPKIVKILKNNSVFIYSNILKINVRKNHTYSIQAFSVKSFFLNESIQGKCDFFNYESSNDYVQFNGNPIFWFQNRQITGKIIYVHFFKNENNNFLKNIKIVKNVFYAEKINSKEFNQIEGDIMTGFFNKENFLDKVMIQGNINSIIHFNKIINKMSCGILSIDLDESKKIRKISCSKEVRSELIPINKETPNLSGFSWKEKDKQKNNEKLLVYKEIDKYKKENLLEKEEIKTMIK encoded by the coding sequence GTGAAATATGTATTTTTAATTTCTACTATTATTTTTTTATTCTTAAACAGAACGTATTCTAATTCTGTTAATAAAGTAAGAAAAACAGTACAAATAATTCATGCTGATCTAATACAAAATAATGATCAGAACCAAGCTTTTGTTTTAATAGGGAACGTTCATCTAAAATATGATAAGTATCATCTTTTTTGCGATAAGGTTATATATAATAATGATAAATATTATGGATATGGAAATGTAAGATTAGAGTCAGGAAAAAATAAAATAATATCTCAAAATATAGTAGGAAATTTTTTTGATTTTCAATTGTCAGGGAAAGTTGTTCTATATCAAGGAAAAATCAAATTAACAGCGGAAATTATTCATTACAATTTTCAAAAAAAATTACTTCAAGCTATTAACGATGTTGTTTTGTTTTTTGATAAAATCAAATTAACTACTAATATATTAAAATATAATTTCATACTAAATCAAATTTCTTATAAAGAAAAAAGCATTATTCATTATGGAGATTATATTATATATAGTAAAGAAGGTTTTTTTGAAATTAATAAAAAAAAGATAGAGTTAAAACATGAAATTAAATTAATTAGCAATAATTATACTGTATATGCAAAGTCATTAGAATATTTATTAAAACAAGATCAAGTAAATTTTTATAACACTGCTATTGTAGTGCAAAATAAAAATATTAATAATTTTATTTATGCTAAAAAAGCACTATTCTCATTTCGGAAAAAAATATTTTTATTTAAAAATTATGTAAGTATTCATTATAATGATAAAATAATGAGAGGGGAATATTTATTTTTTGATCAGAAGAAAAAATATGGATTTATTAATAACCTTTTATTAGAAGATTCAAAAAAAAAATATTTTTTGATGAGTGAATATGGAAAATTTGATTTTGATTCTGGTTCTTTAATTTTAAAAAATAATCCAAAAATCGTAAAAATATTAAAAAATAATTCTGTTTTTATTTATTCAAATATTTTAAAAATAAATGTAAGAAAAAATCATACATATTCAATTCAAGCTTTTTCTGTAAAAAGCTTTTTTTTGAATGAATCTATTCAAGGAAAATGTGACTTTTTCAATTATGAATCTTCAAATGATTATGTTCAATTTAATGGAAACCCCATATTTTGGTTTCAGAACCGACAAATTACTGGTAAAATCATATATGTTCATTTTTTCAAAAATGAAAATAATAATTTTTTAAAAAATATAAAAATTGTTAAAAATGTTTTTTATGCAGAAAAAATAAACTCAAAAGAGTTTAATCAAATAGAAGGTGATATTATGACTGGATTTTTTAATAAAGAAAATTTTTTAGATAAAGTAATGATTCAAGGAAATATTAACAGTATTATTCATTTTAATAAAATAATTAATAAAATGTCTTGTGGTATTTTATCGATTGATTTAGATGAATCAAAAAAAATAAGAAAAATTTCTTGTTCAAAAGAAGTTCGTTCGGAATTAATTCCAATAAATAAAGAAACCCCTAATTTATCTGGTTTTTCTTGGAAAGAAAAAGATAAACAAAAAAATAATGAAAAACTTCTTGTCTATAAAGAAATAGACAAGTATAAAAAAGAAAACTTGTTAGAAAAAGAAGAAATTAAAACTATGATTAAATAG